In one Nomascus leucogenys isolate Asia chromosome 13, Asia_NLE_v1, whole genome shotgun sequence genomic region, the following are encoded:
- the KCNH2 gene encoding potassium voltage-gated channel subfamily H member 2 isoform X4 — MPVRRGHVAPQNTFLDTIIRKFEGQSRKFIIANARVENCAVIYCNDGFCELCGYSRAEVMQRPCTCDFLHGPRTQRRAAAQIAQALLGAEERKVEIAFYRKDGSCFLCLVDVVPVKNEDGAVIMFILNFEVVMEKDMVGSPAHDTNHRGPPTSWLAPGKRRAKTFRLKLPALLALTARESSVRSGGAGGAGAPGAVVVDVDLTPAAPSSESLALDEVTAMDNHVAGLGPAEERRALVGPGSPPPSAPCPLPSPRAHSLNPDASGSSCSLARTRSRESCASVRRASSADDIEAMRAGVLPPPPRHASTGAMHPLRSGLLNSTSDSDLVRYRTISKIPQITLNFVDLKGDPFLASPTSDREIIAPKIKERTHNVTEKVTQVLSLGADVLPEYKLQAPRIHRWTILHYSPFKAVWDWLILLLVIYTAVFTPYSAAFLLKETEEGPPATECGYACQPLAVVDLIVDIMFIVDILINFRTTYVNANEEVVSHPGRIAVHYFKGWFLIDMVAAIPFDLLIFGSGSEELIGLLKTARLLRLVRVARKLDRYSEYGAAVLFLLMCTFALIAHWLACIWYAIGNMEQPHMDSRIGWLHNLGDQIGKPYNSSGLGGPSIKDKYVTALYFTFSSLTSVGFGNVSPNTNSEKIFSICVMLIGSLMYASIFGNVSAIIQRLYSGTARYHTQMLRVREFIRFHQIPNPLRQRLEEYFQHAWSYTNGIDMNAVLKGFPECLQADICLHLNRSLLQHCKPFRGATKGCLRALAMKFKTTHAPPGDTLVHAGDLLTALYFISRGSIEILRGDVVVAILGKNDIFGEPLNLYARPGKSNGDVRALTYCDLHKIHRDDLLEVLDMYPEFSDHFWSSLEITFNLRDTNMIPGSPGSTELEGGFSRQRKHKLSFRRRTDKAPGPPESRRVGSP; from the exons ATGCCGGTGCGGAGGGGCCACGTCGCGCCGCAGAACACCTTCCTGGACACCATCATCCGCAAGTTTGAGGGCCAGA GCCGTAAGTTCATCATCGCCAACGCTCGGGTGGAGAACTGCGCCGTCATCTACTGCAACGACGGCTTCTGCGAGCTGTGCGGCTACTCGCGGGCCGAGGTGATGCAGCGACCCTGCACCTGCGACTTCCTGCACGGGCCGCGCACGCAGCGCCGCGCTGCCGCGCAGATCGCGCAGGCACTGCTGGGCGCCGAGGAGCGCAAAGTGGAGATCGCCTTCTACCGGAAAGATG GGAGCTGCTTCCTATGTCTGGTGGATGTGGTGCCCGTGAAGAACGAGGATGGGGCTGTCATCATGTTCATCCTCAATTTCGAGGTGGTGATGGAGAAGGACATGGTGGGGTCCCCGGCTCATGACACCAATCACCGGGGCCCTCCCACCAGCTGGCTGGCCCCAGGTAAGC GCCGCGCCAAGACCTTCCGCCTGAAGCTGCCCGCGCTGCTGGCGCTGACGGCCCGGGAGTCGTCGGTGCGGTCGGGCGGCGCGGGCGGCGCGGGCGCCCCGGGGGCCGTGGTGGTGGACGTGGACCTGACGCCCGCGGCACCCAGCAGCGAGTCGCTGGCCCTGGACGAAGTGACGGCCATGGACAACCACGTGGCAGGCCTCGGGCCCGCGGAGGAGCGGCGCGCGCTGGTGGGTCCCGGCTCTCCGCCCCCCAGCGCGCCCTGCCCGCTCCCATCGCCCCGGGCGCACAGCCTCAACCCCGACGCCTCGGGCTCAAGCTGCAGCCTGGCCCGGACGCGCTCCCGAGAGAGCTGCGCCAGCGTGCGCCGCGCCTCGTCGGCCGACGACATTGAGGCCATGCGCGCCGGGGTGCTGCCCCCGCCACCGCGCCACGCCAGCACCG GGGCCATGCACCCCCTGCGCAGCGGCTTGCTCAACTCCACCTCAGACTCCGACCTCGTGCGCTACCGCACCATTAGCAAGATTCCCCAAATCACCCTCAACTTTGTGGACCTCAAGGGCGACCCCTTCTTGGCTTCGCCCACCAGTGACCGTGAGATCATAGCACCCAAGATAAAGGAGCGAACCCACAATGTCACTGAGAAGGTCACCCAG GTCCTGTCCCTCGGCGCCGACGTGCTGCCTGAGTACAAGCTGCAGGCACCGCGCATCCACCGCTGGACCATCCTGCATTACAGCCCCTTCAAGGCTGTGTGGGACTGGCTCATCCTGCTGCTGGTCATCTACACGGCTGTCTTCACACCCTACTCGGCTGCCTTCCTGCTGAAGGAGACGGAAGAAGGCCCGCCTGCTACCGAGTGTGGCTACGCCTGCCAGCCGCTGGCTGTGGTAGACCTCATCGTGGACATCATGTTCATTGTGGACATCCTCATCAACTTCCGCACCACCTACGTCAATGCCAACGAGGAGGTGGTCAGCCACCCCGGCCGCATCGCCGTCCACTACTTCAAGGGCTGGTTCCTCATCGACATGGTGGCCGCCATCCCCTTCGACTTGCTCATCTTCGGCTCTGGCTCTGAGGAG CTGATCGGGCTGCTGAAGACTGCGCGGCTGCTGCGGCTGGTGCGCGTGGCGCGGAAGCTGGATCGCTACTCAGAGTACGGCGCGGCCGTACTGTTCTTGCTCATGTGCACCTTTGCGCTCATCGCGCACTGGCTGGCCTGCATCTGGTACGCCATCGGCAACATGGAGCAGCCGCACATGGACTCACGCATCGGCTGGCTACACAACCTGGGCGACCAGATAGGCAAGCCCTACAACAGCAGTGGCCTGGGCGGCCCCTCCATCAAGGACAAGTATGTGACAGCGCTCTACTTCACCTTCAGCAGCCTCACCAGCGTGGGCTTCGGCAACGTCTCTCCCAACACCAACTCAGAGAAGATCTTCTCCATCTGCGTCATGCTCATTGGCT CCCTCATGTACGCTAGCATCTTCGGCAACGTGTCGGCCATCATCCAGCGGCTGTACTCGGGCACAGCCCGCTACCACACACAGATGCTGCGGGTGCGGGAGTTCATCCGCTTCCACCAGATCCCCAATCCCCTGCGCCAGCGCCTCGAGGAGTACTTCCAGCACGCCTGGTCCTACACCAACGGCATCGACATGAACGCG gtGCTGAAGGGCTTCCCTGAGTGCCTGCAGGCTGACATCTGCCTGCACCTGAACCGCTCACTGCTGCAGCACTGCAAACCCTTCCGAGGGGCCACCAAGGGCTGCCTTCGGGCGCTGGCCATGAAGTTCAAGACCACACATGCACCGCCAGGGGACACACTGGTGCATGCTGGGGACCTGCTCACCGCCCTGTACTTCATCTCCCGGGGCTCCATCGAGATCCTGCGGGGCGACGTCGTCGTGGCCATCCTGG GGAAGAATGACATCTTTGGGGAGCCTCTGAACCTATATGCAAGGCCTGGCAAGTCGAACGGGGACGTGCGGGCCCTCACCTACTGTGACCTACACAAGATCCATCGGGACGACCTGCTGGAGGTGCTGGACATGTACCCTGAGTTCTCCGACCACTTCTGGTCCAGCCTGGAGATCACCTTCAACCTGCGAGAT ACCAACATGATCCCGGGCTCCCCCGGCAGTACGGAGTTAGAGGGTGGCTTCAGTCGGCAACGCAAGCACAAGCTGTCCTTCCGCAGGCGCACGGACAAGG CCCCAGGCCCCCCGGAGAGCCGCCGGGTGGGGAGCCCCTGA
- the KCNH2 gene encoding potassium voltage-gated channel subfamily H member 2 isoform X5, translated as MAAPAGKTSRTGALRPRAQKGRVRRAVRISSLVAQEVLSLGADVLPEYKLQAPRIHRWTILHYSPFKAVWDWLILLLVIYTAVFTPYSAAFLLKETEEGPPATECGYACQPLAVVDLIVDIMFIVDILINFRTTYVNANEEVVSHPGRIAVHYFKGWFLIDMVAAIPFDLLIFGSGSEELIGLLKTARLLRLVRVARKLDRYSEYGAAVLFLLMCTFALIAHWLACIWYAIGNMEQPHMDSRIGWLHNLGDQIGKPYNSSGLGGPSIKDKYVTALYFTFSSLTSVGFGNVSPNTNSEKIFSICVMLIGSLMYASIFGNVSAIIQRLYSGTARYHTQMLRVREFIRFHQIPNPLRQRLEEYFQHAWSYTNGIDMNAVLKGFPECLQADICLHLNRSLLQHCKPFRGATKGCLRALAMKFKTTHAPPGDTLVHAGDLLTALYFISRGSIEILRGDVVVAILGKNDIFGEPLNLYARPGKSNGDVRALTYCDLHKIHRDDLLEVLDMYPEFSDHFWSSLEITFNLRDTNMIPGSPGSTELEGGFSRQRKHKLSFRRRTDKDMEQPGEVSALGPGRAGAGPSSRGRPGGPWGESPSSGPSSPESSEDEGPGRSSSPLRLMPFSSPRPPGEPPGGEPLMEDCEKSSDTCNPLSGAFSGVSNIFSFWGDSRGRQYQELPRCPAPTPSLLNIPLSSPGRRPRGDVESRLDALQRQLNRLETRLSADMATVLQLLQRQMTLVPPAYSAVTTPGPVPTSTSPLLPGSPLPTLTLDSLSQVSQFMACEELPPGAPELPQDGPTRRLSLPGQLGALTSQPLHRHGSDPGS; from the exons ATGGCGGCCCCAGCCGGGAAGACGAGCAGGACAGGGGCTCTGCGGCCCAGGGCCCAGAAAGGCCGGGTGAGGCGGGCCGTGCGCATCTCCAGCCTCGTGGCCCAGGAG GTCCTGTCCCTCGGCGCCGACGTGCTGCCTGAGTACAAGCTGCAGGCACCGCGCATCCACCGCTGGACCATCCTGCATTACAGCCCCTTCAAGGCTGTGTGGGACTGGCTCATCCTGCTGCTGGTCATCTACACGGCTGTCTTCACACCCTACTCGGCTGCCTTCCTGCTGAAGGAGACGGAAGAAGGCCCGCCTGCTACCGAGTGTGGCTACGCCTGCCAGCCGCTGGCTGTGGTAGACCTCATCGTGGACATCATGTTCATTGTGGACATCCTCATCAACTTCCGCACCACCTACGTCAATGCCAACGAGGAGGTGGTCAGCCACCCCGGCCGCATCGCCGTCCACTACTTCAAGGGCTGGTTCCTCATCGACATGGTGGCCGCCATCCCCTTCGACTTGCTCATCTTCGGCTCTGGCTCTGAGGAG CTGATCGGGCTGCTGAAGACTGCGCGGCTGCTGCGGCTGGTGCGCGTGGCGCGGAAGCTGGATCGCTACTCAGAGTACGGCGCGGCCGTACTGTTCTTGCTCATGTGCACCTTTGCGCTCATCGCGCACTGGCTGGCCTGCATCTGGTACGCCATCGGCAACATGGAGCAGCCGCACATGGACTCACGCATCGGCTGGCTACACAACCTGGGCGACCAGATAGGCAAGCCCTACAACAGCAGTGGCCTGGGCGGCCCCTCCATCAAGGACAAGTATGTGACAGCGCTCTACTTCACCTTCAGCAGCCTCACCAGCGTGGGCTTCGGCAACGTCTCTCCCAACACCAACTCAGAGAAGATCTTCTCCATCTGCGTCATGCTCATTGGCT CCCTCATGTACGCTAGCATCTTCGGCAACGTGTCGGCCATCATCCAGCGGCTGTACTCGGGCACAGCCCGCTACCACACACAGATGCTGCGGGTGCGGGAGTTCATCCGCTTCCACCAGATCCCCAATCCCCTGCGCCAGCGCCTCGAGGAGTACTTCCAGCACGCCTGGTCCTACACCAACGGCATCGACATGAACGCG gtGCTGAAGGGCTTCCCTGAGTGCCTGCAGGCTGACATCTGCCTGCACCTGAACCGCTCACTGCTGCAGCACTGCAAACCCTTCCGAGGGGCCACCAAGGGCTGCCTTCGGGCGCTGGCCATGAAGTTCAAGACCACACATGCACCGCCAGGGGACACACTGGTGCATGCTGGGGACCTGCTCACCGCCCTGTACTTCATCTCCCGGGGCTCCATCGAGATCCTGCGGGGCGACGTCGTCGTGGCCATCCTGG GGAAGAATGACATCTTTGGGGAGCCTCTGAACCTATATGCAAGGCCTGGCAAGTCGAACGGGGACGTGCGGGCCCTCACCTACTGTGACCTACACAAGATCCATCGGGACGACCTGCTGGAGGTGCTGGACATGTACCCTGAGTTCTCCGACCACTTCTGGTCCAGCCTGGAGATCACCTTCAACCTGCGAGAT ACCAACATGATCCCGGGCTCCCCCGGCAGTACGGAGTTAGAGGGTGGCTTCAGTCGGCAACGCAAGCACAAGCTGTCCTTCCGCAGGCGCACGGACAAGG ACATGGAGCAGCCAGGGGAGGTGTCGGCCTTGGGGCCGGGCCGGGCGGGGGCAGGGCCGAGTAGCCGGGGCCGGCCGGGGGGGCCGTGGGGGGAGAGCCCATCCAGTGGCCCCTCCAGCCCTGAGAGCAGTGAGGATGAGGGCCCAGGCCGCAGCTCCAGCCCCCTCCGCCTGATGCCCTTCTCCAGCCCCAGGCCCCCCGGAGAGCCGCCGGGTGGGGAGCCCCTGATGGAGGACTGCGAGAAGAGCAGCGACACTTGCAACCCCCTGTCAG GCGCCTTCTCGGGAGTGTCCAACATTTTCAGCTTCTGGGGGGACAGTCGGGGCCGCCAGTACCAGGAGCTCCCTCGatgccccgcccccacccccagtctCCTCAACATCCCCCTCTCCAGCCCGGGTCGGCGGCCCCGGGGCGATGTGGAGAGCAGGCTGGACGCCCTCCAGCGCCAGCTCAACAG GCTGGAGACCCGGCTGAGTGCAGACATGGCCACCGTCCTGCAGCTGCTACAGAGGCAGATGACGTTGGTCCCGCCCGCCTACAGTGCTGTGACCACCCCGGGGCCTGTCCCCACTTCCACATCCCCACTGTTGCCCggcagccccctccccacactCACCTTGGACTCGCTTTCTCAG